A section of the Telopea speciosissima isolate NSW1024214 ecotype Mountain lineage chromosome 3, Tspe_v1, whole genome shotgun sequence genome encodes:
- the LOC122655721 gene encoding pectinesterase-like: MATTHQPLLGTPKKNSIFSCKALFLVLALAAIISPSAFVAFHLLNNRSPPNLSLPSQLCSRVHNPTSCLQTFLNNSVSRIVDAIDAAYHISYRTNDAREQAPLADCVELLDLSIDRVRDSAVAIGGGSVASLADAHSWLSSVLTNHETCLDGLNGFPAQAAIQAQIQDLIAKARTSLAMFTKISPSDEEALRPLLGGFPSWITNKDRKLLESLPNDIMPNANVVVAKDGSGNYKTVKEAVASAPDNGKSRYVIYVKKGTYKENVEVGKKKKNVMIVGDGMDSTIITGSLNVIDGSTTFKSATLAAVGDGFIAQDIWFQNTAGAAKHQAVALRVGADQSVINRCRIAAYQDTLYTHTLRQFYRDCYITGTVDFIFGNAAVVFQNSKLVARKPMSGQKNMVTAQGRTDPNQNTGISIQNCEIIPSSDLAPVKSSFPTYLGRPWKEYSRTVVMQSKIGEHIDPQGWAAWDGEFALKTLYYGEYSNSGAGAGTSKRVKWAGYHVITNAAEAKKFTVAELIQGDAWLKSTGVAYTEGL; the protein is encoded by the exons aTGGCAACTACCCACCAACCTCTTCTAGGCACTCCCAAAAAGAATTCTATTTTCTCCTGCAAAGCCCTCTTCCTAGTCCTCGCTCTAGCTGCTATCATATCCCCATCTGCTTTCGTAGCTTTCCATTTGCTCAACAACAGGAGTCCCCCCAATCTCTCTTTGCCTTCTCAATTATGTAGTCGAGTCCATAACCCAACCTCGTGCCTCCAAACCTTCTTGAACAACTCTGTCTCTCGCATAGTCGATGCTATTGATGCGGCCTACCATATCAGCTACCGTACCAATGATGCCCGTGAGCAAGCACCTCTAGCTGACTGTGTGGAGCTACTGGACCTCTCCATCGACCGTGTGAGGGACTCCGCCGTGGCCATCGGCGGTGGTTCAGTTGCATCACTCGCCGACGCTCATTCATGGCTAAGCAGTGTACTCACCAACCATGAGACCTGTTTGGATGGGCTCAACGGTTTTCCTGCCCAAGCAGCTATCCAAGCCCAGATCCAGGACTTGATAGCCAAGGCAAGGACTTCCTTAGCCATGTTCACTAAGATCTCTCCGTCCGATGAAGAAGCACTCCGGCCATTGCTTGGGGGATTTCCTTCCTGGATCACTAATAAGGACCGTAAGCTTCTCGAGTCTCTTCCAAACGACATTATGCCCAACGCCAACGTTGTGGTAGCCAAGGATGGAAGCGGAAACTACAAAACGGTGAAGGAAGCTGTTGCATCAGCACCCGATAATGGGAAGAGCAGATACGTTATCTATGTGAAGAAAGGGACTTACAAGGAGAACGTTGAGgttgggaagaaaaagaagaatgtgATGATCGTCGGTGATGGCATGGATTCCACCATCATTACTGGCAGCCTTAATGTCATCGATGGTTCCACAACCTTCAAATCTGCTACACTTG CTGCTGTTGGTGATGGATTCATAGCGCAAGACATTTGGTTCCAGAACACGGCAGGAGCGGCGAAGCACCAAGCGGTGGCACTCCGTGTCGGTGCTGATCAATCCGTCATAAACCGTTGCCGCATCGCTGCATACCAAGACACCCTCTACACACACACCCTACGTCAATTCTACAGAGATTGCTACATCACTGGCACGGTCGATTTCATCTTTGGAAACGCAGCTGTGGTGTTTCAGAATAGTAAACTTGTTGCTAGGAAACCCATGAGTGGCCAAAAAAATATGGTGACAGCACAAGGCCGAACTGACCCAAACCAGAACACAGGGATTTCGATTCAGAATTGTGAGATCATACCCAGCTCTGATCTTGCACCGGTGAAGAGTTCATTCCCAACTTATCTTGGAAGGCCATGGAAAGAGTATTCTAGGACTGTAGTGATGCAATCAAAAATTGGGGAACACATTGATCCACAAGGATGGGCGGCATGGGATGGGGAGTTTGCATTGAAGACATTGTATTATGGGGAGTACTCGAATAGTGGAGCGGGTGCAGGTACCAGCAAGCGAGTGAAATGGGCTGGTTATCATGTCATCACCAATGCAGCGGAAGCGAAGAAATTCACGGTGGCGGAGTTGATACAAGGTGACGCGTGGTTGAAATCAACTGGAGTGGCTTATACTGAGGGTCTCTGA